From Buchnera aphidicola (Uroleucon sonchi):
TGTAAAATATCATATAGGTGGAATAGCTGAAATAAAAAATAATATAAAAAATATTATTTTTGAAATGGCATATAATCCATCACATTTAGAAATAATTAACCCTGTTATTTCTGGAATGTCACGAGCATTTATTGATCAAACAGATAATGCAGATATTAACATTATACCTATCAGTATACATGGAGATGCATCTATTATTGGACAAGGAGTAGTTCAAGAAACATTAAATATATCTCAAACAAAGGGCTATACAATTGGAGGAACAATTCATATTGTTATTAATAATCAAATTGGATTTACCACCTCTAACTCTAAGAATCTTCGTTCTAGCAAATATTGTACTGATATTGCTAAAATAATTGATGCTCCTATATTACATGTTAATGCAGATGATGTAGAAGCATCTGTTTTTGCTATTCAATTAGCTTTAAATTTTAGAATGAAATTTAAAAAAGATATTTTTATAGATTTGGTATGTTATCGACGTCATGGGCATAATGAAGTAGATGATCCTTCAGTTACACAGCCAATAATGTATCAAATCATTAAAAATCATCCTACTGTTAGAAAAATATATTCTGATTTACTAATATCTCAAAAAATTATCACACTGCAAATAAATGAAGATATGATGAAGAAATATTATTTAAAATTACATAATGGTGAAAATATTTTTTCAAAATCTAAAAAAATTTTTTTTCAAAACGAAATATATAACACTTTCTTAAAAAATAATTATGTCAAAAATATAGATTTTGTTAATTTAAAAAAATTAGCTTTATTAATTAACCAAATTCCTGCATCAATTTCAATGCATCATAGAGTAAAAAAATTATATGAAGAAAGATTAGAAATGGCTCAGGAATTAAGATTATTTGATTGGGGTGCAGCTGAAACATTAGCTTATGCATCAATTCTTAATGAAGGAATTTCTTGTCGTATTTCTGGAGAAGATGTCAGTCGAGGTACATTTTTTCATCGTCATGCGCATATTCATAATCAAATAGATGGATCTATTTATATTCCTTTAAATCATATCAAAAAAAAACAAGGAAAATTCCAAATTTGGGACTCTGCATTATCAGAAGAAGCTGTATTAGCTTTTGAATACGGTTATTCTTTATTTCCATTTCATACATTAACTGTATGGGAGGCTCAATTTGGCGATTTTGTTAACGGTGCTCAAATAGTTATTGATCAATTTATTAGTTCTGGTGAACAAAAATGGAATAAAAAGTCTAATTTAGTAATTTTTTTACCTCATGGTTATGAAGGACAAGGGCCTGAACATTCATCTGCTAGAATAGAACGATGCCTTCAACTATGCGCTGATAATAATATGAAAATCTGTATACCTACTACATCATCTCAAATATTTCATCTTTTACGTGAACAAATATTTAATAATCTTTATAAACCATTGATTATTTTTACACCTAAATCTCTCTTAAGACATCCTATGGCAAGTTCTTCTTTAAAAAATTTAGCAGAAAATGAATTTTATAAAATACTTTATCAAGAAAAAGATTTTTATTATCAAACAACACGTATAATTTTTTGTGCTGGAAAGATATATTATGATTTATTAAATAAAAAAAGAAAACATAACATAAAACATGTTATTTTAATTCGATTTGAACAATTATATCCATTTCCTAAAAAAGAAATATTAAAGATTTTAACGAATTATTGTCATATAAAAGATTTGATATGGTGTCAAGAAGAGCCTTATAATCAAGGTGCATGGTTGTATATACAAAGTAATTTAAATCAAATATTATCATCATCTTTATCGATAAAATATATTGGACGTCTAGCTTCGTCTTCACCTGCAGTTGGCTTTATGTCTAAACATAAAATACAGCAAGAACACATCATTAAAAATGCATTAAACATTGATTAAATTGATAGGATAAAGGATGAAAACAATTAATATTCTTGTTCCAGAATTACCAGAATCTATTAGTAATGCGACGATTATTAAATGGCATAAACAAGTTGGAGAAATTATTTGTTGTAATGATAATTTAGTAGATATTGAAACAGATAAAGTGACATTAGAAGTGTCTTCTCCATGCAATGGCATATTAAAAATAATTTTAGAAAAAGAAGGCTGCACAGTCAAATCTAATCAAATATTAGGAGAAATACATCAACAAGATATTACGCAAGATGATATCAGTCATCAAAATATTATAGAAAAAAAAAAATACTTATTAGATTCACAAAAAAGTTTGATTCATTCAAACAATACTAATAGCATATATGTAAATCATAAAAAATATTTCACTCCGTCGATGCGACGTTCAATTAAAAAAAATCAAGTCACTAGAAATGATAAAATCATTTCTAATCATCTTTCAGAAAATCTAGAAAATCAATTAAATACTATTACGTTAAATAATAATTTTTCAAAAAGAGTAAAAATGACTCAATTGCGACAAACAATTGCAAAAAGATTATTAGATAGTAAAAATAACACAGCTATGTTGACTACTTTTAACGAAGTGAATATGCAACCTATAATTACTTTAAGAAACAAGTATGGTGAAGATTTTAAAAAAAAACATGGAATTCGTATGGGATTTATGTCTTTTTTTATTAAAGCAACAGTCGAAGCACTAAAAAAATTCCCACATATTAATGCTTATATAGACAAAACAGATATAGTTTTATATAAAAATTTTAATATAAATATTGCTATTTCAACTCCGAAAGGATTAATCACACCAGTATTAAAAAATGTTGATAATATGTCTATGTCGGATATAGAAAAAAAAATAAAAGAATTATCTATTAAAGGACATGAAAATAAATTAAATATTACAGACCTAACAGGTGGTAATTTTACCATTACTAATGGTGGAATTTTTGGATCTTTAATGTCTACTCCTATTATTAATCCTCCACAATCAGCTATATTAGGTATGCATGTTATTCAAAAACGTCCCGTCGTTGTAAATGAAAAAATTGAAATTCTTCCTATGATGTATTTAGCATTATCATATGATCATCGTTTAATAGATGGAAAAGAATCTATTGGTTTTTTAATTACAATAAAAAATATACTAGAAGATTTTGTTCGACTTTTAATAAATATATAACTTTATTATATGATTTAATATTTATTAAATTATTCAATAATGTAATTATTAATTAATATAACAATCAAATCATCATTAAATAATAAGAGAAAATATGCAAAAAAATAAAATAGTCTTAATTAGACACGGTCAAAGTATATGGAATGAATTAAATAAATTTACTGGATGGCATGATATAGAATTATCAGAAAAAGGAAAAAATGAAGCAAAAAATGCAGCTATGTTATTAAAACAAAATAAATTTTCTTTTGATTATGCGTATACGTCTGTACTAAAAAGAGCAATTTATACTTTAAGATATATTTTAGATATATTGAATGAACATTGGATTATAGTCAAAAAATCTTGGCATTTAAATGAAAGACATTATGGAGCATTAGAAGGATTAAATAAAGATGAAATAATTCAAAAATATGGAGAAAAACAAGTTATGTTATGGAGAAGAAGTTTTAATGTTATTCCTCCTCAGATTAACATGCAAGATGAACGTTTTCCGGGACATGATTTACGTTATTCTCATTTGAATATTTCTGATATTCCTCTAGGAGAAAGTTTGGAAATGACTTCAAAAAGAGTTATTCCTTATTGGAATAAAGTTATCTATCCACAATTAAAAAATAATAAAAAAATACTTATTGTTGCTCATGGAAACTCTCTACGGGCTTTAATGCAACACTTAAATCAAATTGACAATCAAGACATTATAAAATTAAATATTCCAACTGCTGCTCCTATTATTTTAGAATTTGATCAAAAAAATTCCTTCATTCAATGGTATTACTTAAAATAAGATGTCATATTTGTTATATTTTATTATTTTTACAAATTAATGTTGAATTTATATAAAATATTTCTAATCATCTTAATGTCTAAAAATTTAAATTAATTTAATTAATGCACTTAAAAGAACAATATGCATTGTTTTAAAAACAATAAAAATTATTTATAAAATAAAAAATAAAATTTTTATAGCAGTTCAAAAAACCAGAGGTTCTAATGATTAAAAAAATTGGAGTCTTAACTAGTGGCGGTGATGCTCCAGGTATGAATGCTGCAATTAGAGGAGTTGTTAGAACAGCGCTTAGTGAAAAATTAGAAGTTATTGGAATTTATGATGGATATTTAGGTTTATATGAAAATAGAATGGTGATGCTTGATAGATATAGTGTATCAGATATGATTAATCGAGGCGGAACATTTTTAGGTTCTGCTAGATTTTCTGATTTTTGTCAAGAACACATAAGATCTGTTGCAGTTCAAAATATTAAAAAAAGAAAAATAGATGCGCTTGTTGTAATTGGAGGAGATGGATCTTATATGGGCGCTAAAAAATTAACAGATATGGGTGTTTCATGTATTAGCTTACCAGGTACTATTGATAATGATGTTGCAGGAACTGATTATACCATAGGTTATTTTACTGCTTTGCAAACTGTTGTTGAAGCTATTGATAGATTAAGAGATACGTCTTCATCTCATCAAAGAATTTCTATAGTAGAAGTAATGGGTAGATATTGTGGTGATTTAACTTTATCTGCAGCAATTGCTGGTGGATGTGAGTTTATTGTTTTGCCAGAAATGAATTTCACAAAAGAAGAATTAGTATTTGAAATACAAGCAGGAATCACTAAAGGTAAAAAACATGCTATCGTAGCAATTACAGAATATATTTGTAATGTAAAAGAATTAGCAGAATATATTGAAAATCAAACACATCGTGAAACTAGAGCCACAATTCTTGGTCATATTCAACGAGGCGGAGCACCAGGAGCTTATGATCGTATATTAGCGTCAAGAATGGGGGCGTATTCAGTAGAATTATTATTACAAGGTTATAAAGGTAAATGTGTAGGAATAAAAAATGATAAAATGGTTTTTAACGACATCGAAAATGCATTAAAGCATATGAAATGTATTTTTAACAAAGAATTATTAATGACCGCTAAAAAACTTTACTAATATATAATTAGTGCCGGTGTTTCCGGCGCTCTAATTTTAATATAATTTTTTTAAAAGATAATACAGGTTATATAGAATGAATATTTATCAAAAAAAAAACATCATCAAAAAATGTATTTTTGAATTTTTAGGTACAGGTTTAATAATATTTTTTGGTATTAGCTGTTTAGCTACTTCAAAATTAACACACATAAAATTTAATCAATTTGAAATTAGTTGTATTTGGGGGTTAAGTGTTGCACTATCAATATATTTAACTTCTACAATATCTGGAGCTCATCTAAATCCTGCTATTACTATTTTTTTTTGGTTATTTTCTAAGTTTAATAAAAAAAAAGTTTTGCCCTATGTTTTTTCTCAAATATTAGGTTCTTTTTTTTTTACTATTATAGTATATTATTTTTATAGTCATTTATTAAATATATTTATTAAAAAAAATAATATTATTATAGGTACAATCGAAAGTATTGATTTAGCTTATATTTTCTGTGTTTATCCGAATTATCATAAAAGCGTTATATATGATTCTATCATAGAAATATTTTCTAATACTTTATTTATTATAATTTTATTAGAGTTAAATAAAAATAAAAATAATTTTTTTTTAAAAGATAAATTCATTACACCTATTTTAATCGGTTGTGCAATATGCATAATCAATTTAGTTATGAATCCATTAAGTAATATAAGTTTAAATCCAGCAAGAGATCTTGGTCCTAAAATATTTTTAAGTTTAATGGGATGGGGTGCTTTATCATTTACTGGAGGTAATAATAATATTTTATATTGTTTTATACCTATTATTGGACCAATAATAGGATCAAACTTAGGTGGTTGGATACATAAGAATATTAATAATCACTAAATATTTTTGCTTTTATAAATATTATACGCAATTTGTATAATTTTTAAAAATTCTTTAGGATTTAAAGACGCACTACCAACCAATAAACCATCTATGTCCGGCTGACTAATAAATAATTTTGCGTTTTTTGGATTAACTGAACCTCCATATTGAACTAATACATTAGAGATCGAAGAATCATATGTTCTAATATAATTTTTAATAAATTCATGTATTAATTGTGTCGTTTTGGGATCAGATGCTAGTCCTGTTCCAATAGCCCAAATGGGTTCATATGCAATCACTATATTTTGAAAGACCGATGAACCTAATACTGCGATTATATCATTCAATTGTTTTATTATAGTTTTTTTGGTAGCATTATTCTTTTTATCTTCTTTTGTTTCACCTATACATAAAATAGGTATTAAATTAAATTTTTTAATTAAATATATTTTTTTTGCAATTAACTCGCTATTCTCATGATGCCATAAACGTCTTTCAGAATGACCTACAATAACATACCTAACACCTATTTCTTTAAGCATAGAAATAGAAGTTTCACCAGTAAATGAACCTTCTATATTAATATCTACATTTTGAGCACCAAGAACAATATTTGTTTTTTCTATTTTTTTATATATCCGCTCTAAATATACCGTAGGAGGTGCGATAACAATATTTTGTTCTAAATCCATTGATGTATACAATTTCATATATTCAAAAAAATTAGAAATCATATTTATACTACCATGTAATTTCCAGTTAGCTACAATTAAAAATTTTTTCATTTTTGCCTTTGTTAATTGATCAGTATGATAGAAACTAAGTTTTTTATAAGAAATATATGAACTTAGTTTCTACTATAAATATTCTAAAATATATTACTTATATTATTAGCTCTATCACGCAATTGTTTTCCTGGTTTAAAATGTGTCACATATCTTGCATTTAATTGCACTATTTTCCCAGTTTTAGGATTTCGACCAGTACGAGATTCACGGTAATGTAAAGAAAAACTACCAAACCCTCGAATTTCAATTCTTTTTCCTTTTGCTAATGACGTTATCATATGTTCTAACATTTCTTTGATAGCATATCTTATTATTTTATTAGAAATATTAATATTATTTTGAGAGATTTTTACAAATAATTCTGATTTCGTCATATTACCTCTACAATTTCTATACTCTGAAAAATAAATTATTTTCCTTATATTAAAAAATAATTTTTTACTTTTTATTAAATAGCTCTATTCAGTATTTTTAGCCGCTTTAAAAGCTGCAGTCATAACATTAGAAAAATCATCATCATTTTTTTGATTCTTAGAGATTGGTGTAATATTTTTTTGCTCATTAGGATCAGGGATACAAATAGTTAAATACACTATTCTATTTTTACGATCAAAACTAGATAATTTAGCAGATACTTTATCTTTTACTTTTAATTGATTTATTACTTTTTCAAAATAGATACGAGGTATATCAGATAATTTTATTATTCCTTCTATATACGATTCAGATAATTGAACAATAATGTTTTTATTATCAATAGATTTTATTTCACCTGTAATAATTTCATTTTTATTACAATTTGTCATATAAATATTAAAAGGATCTTCTTCTAATTGTTTAATTCCTAAAGATATACGTTCTCTTTCAGCATCTACTTGTAAAACAACAGCAGAAATTTCATCGTGTTTTTTATATTTTTTAACTGCTTCTTCTCCAGATATAGTCCAAGAAATATCAGATAAATGCACTAATCCATCAATACCTCCATTTAACCCAATAAAAATACCAAAATCTGTAATAGATTTAATTTTACCTACAACGCGAACACCTTTAGCATGCGTTTCTGAAAATTCTTTCCATGGATTAATTTTACATTGTTTTAATCCTAAAGAAATTCTACGACGTTCTTCGTCAATGTCTAAAACAATAACTTCTACTTTATCATTAACAGAAACTACTTTAGATGGATGAATGTTTTTATTGGTCCAATCCATTTCGGATACATGCACTAAACCTTCTACTCCTTCTTCAATTTCAACAAAACAACCATAATCTGTTAAATTTGTTACTCGTCCATTTAGTTTAGTAGCTTCTGGATAACGTTTAGAAATAGCAATCCATGGATCTTCACTTAACTGTTTTAAACCTAATGATACACGTGTTCTATCGCGATCAAATTTTAAAATTTTTACTTGAATTTCATCACCTACATTAACAATTTCATTAGGATGCTTTACTCGTTTCCAAGCCATATCAGTAATATGTAAAAGACCATCAACTCCCCCTAAATCAACAAAAGCTCCATAATCTGTTAAATTTTTCACAATACCTTTAACATGCATGCCTTCTTGTAAATTTTCTAACAATTGCTCTCTTTCTGCACTATTTGCTGATTCAATAACAGCTCGGCGTGAGACAACAACATTATTACGTTTTTGATCTAATTTAATTACTTTGAATTCTAATTCTTTACCTTCAAGATGTGTTGTTTCTCTCACTGGACGTACATCTACTAAAGAACCAGGCAAAAATGCACGTATATCATTTAATTCAACAGTAAATCCTCCTTTTACTTTACCATTAATGATTCCAGTAATTGTTTCTAAATTATCATGAGCTTTTTCTAATATTAACCATGCTTCATGTCTTTTTGCTTTTTCACGAGATAATAATGTTTCACCGAATCCATCTTCTATTGCGTCTAAAGTTACATCGACTTGATCTCCTACATGAATATCTAAAATGCCTTGAGCATTTTTAAATTGTTCAGTAGGAATTGCGGATTCAGATTTAAGACCTGCATCTACTAACACTATATCTTTTTCTATTGCAACAATAATACCTCGAATAATTGAACCCGGTCTAGTCTTAATCTTTTTTAGCGATTCTTCAAATAATTGAGCAAAAGATTCATTCATATTAATAATATTACAAATTTTTTATTATTTGTTTATTTTAACTTCATGTCAAAATAACCTTATTTATATTATCTTACAATAATCCATATTCAAGAGTATGTTTCTTACAAATATTATATATATTTAGTAATAATTATTTCTATTTTAATAAAGTACTATTACTATTGAAATGTAACAAATTTTGAGAAATTATATAGATAGAATTTAATATTATAACATTTTTGATATGTGTCAAAAAGAAAATAATCGATTTAATTATGTTTATTAAGAGTTTCGATTTGAATGTAAAATGATGATATTTAACGTAATAACTTGTACTATAATATTGTTATTTTAGTTTTTTAAATCCAGTTAGAAAAAATATATTGATGATTATTGCAAGATTATTGTTATACTAATAATATTAAAAATAATATATTGCTTATATAAAGAATAAAATTAAAGAATATTAGCGAAATTATTAATAATATTTTTAATATATAAAATTATTTAATTATGACAAATAGATAAAAAATATTTAAAATAATTTGGAAACGTTTTTGAAACACAATTAGGATTAAGTATATTTACACCAATACCAGATAAACATATAAGTGAAAAACACATAGCAATACGATGATCGTTATAAGTCTCGATATTAGAATATTTAAAATGTTTTGGTGGAGAGATAGATAAAAAATTTTTTCCTTCCTCAACTATAGCTCCAATTTTTCTTAATTCTTGAGTCATAGCAGATAAACGATCAGTTTCTTTAACTCTCCAATTATATATATTTCGAATAATAGTTGTGCCCTGAGCAAATAGAGCAACCATAGCAATAGTCATAGCACTATCAGGTATATGATTCATATCTAAATCTACCGATTGTAATGTATTACGAACACAAGTAATAGAATAATCTTCCCAAAAAATTTTTGCTCCCATTTTTTCTAATACATGAGCAAAGTTAATATCACCTTGAATACTTTTTTTGCCAACACCAACAACTTTAACTTTACCTCCTTTAATTGCAGCTGCAGCTAAAAAATAAGATGCTGAAGATGCATCTCCTTCAATGTTATATTGACCTGGTGTAATATACTTTTGATTACCTTTTATATAAAAAATATTATAAGAATTATGTGTAATATTTACTCCAAAAGATTTTATTAAACTTAATGTAATATCAATATACGGTTTTGAAATTAAACCTTTTTTAATATAAATTGTTGTATCTTTTAAAGCTAGTGGAGAACTAATTAATAATGAAGTTAAAAATTGACTAGAAATATTGCTATTTAAAATAACATCTCCTCCAATAAAACCTCCTTTTGTACGTATTGGAGGATATCCAATATTTTTTTCATATTCAATAACAGCGCCTCCTTGTTTCAATGCATCTACAAGATCTTTAATAGGTCTTTCATGCATTCTATCATCACCACTGAGATATATATTATTATTATTTAGAGATAAAGCAGCAAGAAGCGGTCGAATAGCTGTACCTGCATTACCTAAATTTAGATATAATGATTTAGATATATTAAATGATTGGCCTATACCTAAAACAGAACATCGTTTCTTATCATTAGATAGATTATAATTTATACCTAACTTTTTTAAAGCATTTAACATACACTCAGTATCATGGCTATATAATAAGTTAGTTAAATAAGTAGTGCCTACAGACATAGAAGCGATTAATAAAACTCTATTTGTAATACTTTTAGAACCTGGTAAATCAATAGTTCCATTTACATAAGAAATTGGTTTTAAATCAAAAAAATTTTGCATAATAAATATATACTCGATTAAATAAACATGAAGATAATATATTAAAAATTAAATATATAGTTTTATCCATATCGATTTTCAAAATAAGACATAAATTTTATTAAAGTTTTAATTCCTGTTAATGGCATGGCATTATAAATTGATGCTCTCATACCTCCAACTATACGATGTCCTTTTAAATACTTTAAACCTAATTTATCGGCTTCTTCTAAAAAAATATGATTTAATTGTGGATATTTTAAATAAAATACTACATTCATCATAGATCTGTTTATATCATTAATATTATTAATATAAAAGTCACTTTCATCTATTTTTTTATATAATAAATCTGATTTTTTTTTATTAAGTTTTTCAATATTTTTTAAGCCTCCTTGTTTTTTAAGCCATTTAAACACTAATCCTGATAAATACCAAGAAAATGTAGGAGGTGTATTAAACATAGATTGATGTATTAATATTGTTTTATAATCTAAAATAGAAGGTGATATTTTTGAAAAACATCTAATCATTTTTTCTTTAATAATAATTATAGTAATGCCTGCAGGACCAATATTTTTTTGCGCACCTGCGTAAATAAGATCATAATTATTAACATTAATTACACGAGATAAAATACAAGATGAAAAATCTGCGATAATCACTTTTTTTTCAAATACAGGTTCTTCATAAATAGATAATCCATCTATAGTTTCATTAGGACAATAATGAATATATGCTGAATTTTGATTAATGTTCCATTGACTCATAGGTAAGAGAAATATTTTTTCATCGCATTGTTTTTTAATACAGATTTCACTAGGAGTGCAATATTTTTTAGCTTCTATATAAGCACAATAAGACCAATAACCACTATTAATATAATCTGTTTTTCTTGCACCATTTAATAAATTCATAGGAATAGCAGAAAACTGACCTCTAGCACCACCTTGACAAAATAATACTTTAAAATCATCAGGTATATTTAATAAATCTCTTAAATCTTGCTCTGCTTCTGCAGCAACTTGAATAAATTCTTCACTACGATGACTAATCTCCATAATAGAAGAGCCTGACTGATTCCAATTTTGAAATTCTTCTCTTGCTTTTAACATTACATCTTGTGGCATCATAGCTGGACCAGCACTAAAATTATAAACGATATTCATGTTTACACCAATTATATTATAAGAATTATATTTGTAATTAATTTATAAATTTTAATCCTTGCATATATTTTTTTTGTAGAATTTTAGGAATTTCTACACGACCATCAGAATCTTGATAATTTTC
This genomic window contains:
- the serC gene encoding 3-phosphoserine/phosphohydroxythreonine transaminase, translated to MNIVYNFSAGPAMMPQDVMLKAREEFQNWNQSGSSIMEISHRSEEFIQVAAEAEQDLRDLLNIPDDFKVLFCQGGARGQFSAIPMNLLNGARKTDYINSGYWSYCAYIEAKKYCTPSEICIKKQCDEKIFLLPMSQWNINQNSAYIHYCPNETIDGLSIYEEPVFEKKVIIADFSSCILSRVINVNNYDLIYAGAQKNIGPAGITIIIIKEKMIRCFSKISPSILDYKTILIHQSMFNTPPTFSWYLSGLVFKWLKKQGGLKNIEKLNKKKSDLLYKKIDESDFYINNINDINRSMMNVVFYLKYPQLNHIFLEEADKLGLKYLKGHRIVGGMRASIYNAMPLTGIKTLIKFMSYFENRYG